The Coturnix japonica isolate 7356 chromosome 6, Coturnix japonica 2.1, whole genome shotgun sequence genomic sequence GCGGTGCCATTCTCACAGACCCCAGCATGGCCATGTGTCCACGGTGGGACAAGGCCTGATGGTGGCACAGGGATGGTCCTCAGTCCTCGGCAGGATGCTGGCAGAAGGAGGGGAACAAGGgactgctgctgtggggctgcagcagctgtgcagctaGAAGAGCTGGGATGGCATAACCCTGGCACCCTGTGAGGTGTTGGATCAGAGCCGGGATGGAGAGGAGGATGGAGGGACAAAGGGAGGGAGTCAGACCCctcacactgcagccccacatggACCTCTCCATCAAGgacaccccaaccccaaccccacaccGCTCCAGCCCCCCCGCAGGCACCTTGGAAGCGCAAGGGCCCTTCTGTGAGCGCGGACCCCGCAGGGCTCCAGCCCCACCCGCACAGCCCCGGGCACCCGCGCACCCACCTCCGTGGCCATGGCGCTCCGTGCGCCACGGGCCGGGCCGTGCTGCGCTGGGTCGGGCCGCGCGGGGGAACCGGAGCCGGCGGCGGGACCGGGCCGAGACGAACCGAGCCGGGCAGAACCGAGCGGGCGGCACCGGCGCTGTCCGCGGTGCTGCTGAGCCGCGCGGCGGAGGCGGAGGCGGGCCCGGCCGCAACGTGTGCGCAGCCGCCCGGCCCCGGGGATGGGCGCCCGCTGCTGCCTGCACCGAGCCCGGGGGGAGCCGGACCGATCGGGGGCGGCTGTGGGGGTGGCTGGAAAGTGGCTTCCCAGGGGTGCTGCGGCGTGGAGGGCAcggggggtaatggggggctGCATGCCATGGGAAGGACACGGGCACTGGGGGGGATGGCAGTGGGTCTGGCAGGCAGCCCTTCCCAGGTAGGTGGACGAGTGCTTCTCGTGCAGAATTTGCAGCTGCAGAGTGGGTGCcgccagcacagcacaggcagacATCAGAGAGGAGCGCTAACAGATTCCCTGTTATCTCTGCCCATTGACAGCTCAATTAGAGGCAGAGAAATGGCAAACGGGAAGAAAACAGACGTTCTCCCTAGAGGAGGAGGGCACTGCAGGGGAGGGGGTGATGTGTGGTGGCTCAGGGCCCGTGCAGGGTGGAAGGGCAACAAGCCCTTCCTCTGCACCTACAGGGACGCTGGCAAGAAAAGCAACAAGCAGTGGGTGCAGAGCCTCAGCAATGCGCACACACATGTCTGGGGATGCACAGATCTACAGCTGGGGTTGCACGCATCGACACCTGGGGATATgtgcatccctgcaggcataCGGACGTACCTAGGTGTGTCCCAGGATGCCCCCACACCCATGTCCCTTTCCCACACTGCATGTCATACCGCGTCACTGCTCAcctcctgcctggcagtggCCGTGCCAGTTGCCATGGCAATGTCTTGTCTGTGGAGAGATGAGGTTCACTCTCCCAAGCGGTGGAGAGGGGCTGAGAGTGGCTGTGGGGGGCACAGCTGTCTCTGACACCCCCGTGTGTGTCCCCTGGGCTGTGCCCACCTGTGTTCCCCCATGAAAGCTGGGCTGGGTGGGAAGGAACCACAGCTGGTGGCTGTCCCCTGGGGCTGTGACACCGGGTGTCCCCTTGGGATTCAGTGCTGGGCATTTATTGGGGGTTCCCACTGTGCTCCCCACCCCCACACAGCCCTTGGCCCCACTGCttttcccccagccccaccaggCCCTGCCAGACCCCCAGCCAGACTCCCCATCATAGGCTTCCCAGCTGTAACCAGATGGCCCTTCTGCTGAGCCTGGGGGGCTATTTTTAGTTTCCCTGGCAGCAGAGGCACTGCTCACATGGCTGTGTCAGGAGCTGCCTTTATTCCCATTATTCCCTGCACCTGAGGGagccatcccacagccccagtCCCACTACCCTaatgctgctcctgctccaaTAGGAGCAAGAAACCCTTGCTCTGGGGTTGGTCCCATACTGCCTATGTTTGTCACCCCCTCGGCAACCCTGGCCCAGAGAAGGTCCAGCCCTGATTCAGTGGGAGGGAACCTGTGCCCCCTCCTCACAGGGActgtcagcagctctgcttcaaaGGGAGAACGGCAGTGCCAGCCCTGGCAGCTGCTTCACACAGTGCTGGGGGGGCTTTAATTAATGTCAGGGGGAGAATGAGCTCACTGCCCCATTGAGGACAATGGTGACATTTGGGACATGGTGGGGAAGAGCTGATAACCTTTCCTGAGAGACAGCAGGTGTGCATGTGTCAGCATGGAAGGACATTTCCCACACCCACTCCAGGcaccccagctctgcctctgcccCACGGGCATCACAGCCCATGGGACACTGCCCCAAATTGCCCACAGCCTGAGCTGAGCACACTGCCATCCCCACGGAACTGCTCGATGTGGTGTGGGGAGCAGTACTGCCGAGAGGTCCCCGTGTCTCTATGCATGATGCCATCCTCATGCAGAGCAATCCCCATATGGGCCatgtcccatccctgccctgCATGGGGCTGGAGAGAGGCAGACAGTGGCTCTGTGTGCTCAAAGGATTTATGagccagggcagagctgctgaggggCTGGGAGGAAGCCAGGGTGGCTGCGGCCCCACAGCTGTGCCCggagcactgccagctgcaTTCCTGGGGCTGCGAGACAAGTGGGAGTGTGTGTGGGCGCAGGGCAAGTGCGTGGTCACCACTGCCTTCTGCCTGCCCTGGAGGTCTGCAATCCCAGTGGCTTGGCCCCATCGTGCCCCCCTCCAGCactctccttcctcctgcaccTCACTGCGGGGCAAACTGACTGCAAGGAATATACTGGCACTGCTGTTGGAAGTGCCAAGGATAGGGTCTGAGAGACTGGGCACCATAGCACCGTGCCTGTGCCCCACTTCCCATGACAGCAGGAtttcccctcctgcagcagagccagagcCTTGCACAAGTGTTAGTCCTTGTGCCTTGCAGCCCCCTGCACAGCCCCTGCCAGTGCTACTTCAGGAAGGTGAAGCAGCCCCCTCAGGGCATGTCCCCTTACCGTGTCCTCAGGGCTGGCCATCCCTGAGGTCTCCACTGCAGAGGGGGCAGCCCCCATGGTCCCAGTCCTGGTCCCAGCGCCGTGAAGTGTGACGCAGGCGGTGTCAGGGCTGGTGGCTGGGCTGCACAGACTGACAGGCACAAGTGTCTGCCCTCCAGCCCACTGCGAGGGTGCTGGATGGGGACACGGGAACGAGTGCAAGAGGAGCGCAGAAGGGACACCCCAGTGCAGAGACACATCCCCAGGACACCTGGCAGGAGAAGGACACATGGAccgctgcccccagccctgctcaggaAGTGACTCAGTGGCTCTAATGGAGATATAGTGGCAGATAGGGGCTCAGCAGCTGGTAGGGAGCCCCGCACTCCCCTGACCCTACCCACCAGGGCTCAGGGAGAGGCACAATCAGCATCGCTCCTGGGCACCTTATGAGTATCCCACTGGCTCCCTCTGCCCCCACCACCCTGTCCCTGGAGCTCTCACTCCTTGGCCCCTTCCCAGCACAAGCCCATTGCAATTAGCCaagctgcccagccccagctcatCCATCATGGGTTAGCTATTTTCTATCAGCATTTTTCTCCAGGCAATCTCACTGCTCCTCTGACAGCCCAGTGCCTCCCTCCTGCTACCGGGCAGTCCTGATAACGGGTGGCTCTATCTTATCGTGCTCCCCGGCAGTTATACATTAGCAGTGCCATCTCCGGGGCTTGGCCCAGGAGAGGTGAGATCAGATTCTGggacagcactgagcatcccTGAGCACTGAGTGTCCCTGGGTACCAAGTAACCCTTATCTCTGAGCATCCTTTGGCACCATGCATCCCTGGGCACCACACATCCAGGGCACAGGTGGAACAAACAGGCTGCAGGCATGAGCTTGGTGTCTGAGGTTTttgcacagccccatagcagacAGCTCCTTATGGGTGTGTGGAGGGGTGGTCCCTGCCCCCTGCACGGGGCAAAGGGCAGCTGCTATCGCAGCCCACACCAGGCTGTTTGCTCTGTCGCCCATTAACTGAGCCACCTTATCCGGCAGACGGGAGCTGGGGGCAGCGTGGGAGTGCTGACCAGGTCAGGACATCGATCGCCACAGTGGGAGGGGGTGCTCCAGATAACCCCTGCAGACAAATGGGTTTCTAATGGGGTTCTCACCCTGGCACCCCTGGCCTGTCTCCAAGGGGAAGAGGGAATGTGGACTGGGCAGGTCTCAAGAAGGCTCTGGTTCTTCCCATGCCCTGGGCACCAGGGAAAGGGCCTGAatgtcccctcccagctctccCATTCTGTCTCAATGAGCAACTAGTTGGGGTGCCCCAGGATGCTGCGGGGTGACACAAAATGCAGCTCTGAGGCAAAGGACAGAGCAGGGACTGCAGGTGGCACTGGGTACGAGTGCACCATGCAGCCTTGGGGCTATGCCCAAAACCCTGCTCTAAGGGGGGCACAGTGGTAGGAAGCAGTGCCTCCTGCCCCCCAGACAGGACGGGGATGTCGGTGGGTAGTGAGGGGCACGGTCCCTTCCTGAGTGCATGGTACCAGAGTGATGCGGAGCATCCCCGTGAGCCCACCCTGCAGTgcaagggagggagggagggcggGAGCACAGCGGGCGGCCTGGCGTGGGGCCGGGGGGCCATGCGTGGGGGgccagcagccagagcagaTTGGCTGCCGGTGATGCCTGCGGGCTCCTTTGAAAGGGCAGCGTGGGAGGTGCCAGAGGAGCAGGCAGCGGCCGTGTGTCCCGCTCAGCAGGAGCGGCGATGCTGCGGGCGAGCAGCCCCGCGGGCACGGTGacactggcactgctggcactggcGTTGGCACCGGGAGAAGGGCAGCACTACGACTACTACGGCTGGCAGCCGGACAGCGTGCCCCGAGGGCGCTTCTACGGGCGGGAGCCGCAGTGTGTCGACATCCCTGCGGACATGCAGCTGTGCCACGACGTGGGCTACAAGCGCATGCGGCTGCCCAACCTGCTGGAGCACGAGACCATGGCCGAGGTGAAGCACCAGGCGAGCAGCTGGGTGCCGCTGCTCAACAAGAACTGCCACGCGGACACCCAGgtcttcctctgctccctcttTGCTCCTGTCTGCCTCGACCGCCCCATCTACCCGTGCCGCTCGCTCTGCGAGGTGGTGCGCGATGCCTGTGCGCCCGTCATGGAGTCCTACGGCTTCCCCTGGCCCGAGATGCTGCACTGTGGCAAGTTCCCTTCCGACCACGACCTCTGCATCGCCGTGCAGTTTGGGAACAACCAGGCCACCCCGCCACCGGGTAAGTGGGATGAGCACCACAACGGGATCAGGTTTGAGCAACTATAGGAGTCCCCATCCTTGCCCCTACAGCCCTAGGCACCCAGCTGCATGCACAGAGTTGACCCAGGGCAAGGTGAGTGGGTTGGCAGTGGGATGAGTGCTGAGGGTGAATGTGGGACCGCGGGATTGCCACAGGGCCGTCCCCTTTCTCTCACTATGTACCATCACAGCCAAAAGCATCCAGCCCTGAGCGCTGCACCTGTGCCAtacccacagccctgcaggtcCCCTCGGGCTGGGGAAGGGGTGTCATCTGAAGGCAGCCTTGGGTCAGGATCGGGTTGTGTCACCTTTCACCTGCTACCACCCTCACCCCAAAGCATCGGCAGTCAGGCAGGGTCCCCATTTCCTATCCCTCTTGGGAATTGGGTGCTGGAACTCCTAAATACGTGGTGCTGAATGTCCCTGAGTCACCTGGCACAgcttcccaggcacagaggtgctGCTCCCGGCTGTGTCACTACCCAAGGTGACACAGGTGACAGCCATCAGATTCTGCTGACAGCAGTTGCTCTCGCCCTGCAGTGCCCAAGATCTGCACCCAGTGTGAGATGGAACACAAGGCGGATGGCATGATGCAGCAGATGTGCTCCAGTGATTTTGGTGAGTGCCCCCCTGACCTCCCAGCCTCCCTTGGACCCTATGTGCAGGGGATGGGGCGCACCATGAGAGAGGACATCTCGGGGGGACAGGCAGAACATGTGGGGGGGTCACTGGGTCTATACTAACTTCACAGTGGTGAAGATGCGCATCAAGGAGGTGATAGAGGAAAATGGGGAGAGGCGCCTGGTGGCTGCCCAGAAGAAGAAGGTGCTGAAGCTGGGTCCCCTCAAGCGCAAGGACACCAAGAAGATGGTGCTGCACATGAGGAACACGGGCTCCTGCCCCTGTCCCCAGCTCGACAACCTAAGTGGCAGCTTCCTGGTGCTGGGGCGCAAGGTGGGCGGCCGCCTGCTGCTCCTCGCCATCTACCCCTGGCAGAAGCATAACAAGGAGATGAAGTTCGCCGTCAAGTTCATGTTTTCCTACCCCTGTCCCCTATATCATCCCCTGCTCTACGGGGCTGGGCAGCACTAGGGCTCCGTCCCAGGACTCCTGCACTtgccctgctctgcatcccCAGTTCTGCACCCAGGCTGCATTCAAGGAAGCCCTGATCTGCACCCAGGACCCCTGCAGCCTCCTGAGCCCCCTACCTTCACATAAGACCCCTGCTTGACCTCAGCTGCACCCCAGACCCCAGACCCCATGCCCCTTCCCAGCTCCCATACCCCCACCCTCTGTACCCACAGACTGCCCGCCCCAGCTCCCAAAAGCCCTGAGCTGCATAGCCCCAGCTCTCCAGCACCCCACACCCTGGCCTATCCACACTAGAGTAAATTATTTTGTCTGAGATAAGCCTGCATCCAGCTCTCTGTGGTTCTTGGGCTCCAAAACCTTGGGGCATCCTGGGGGACACATGGAAGAAGGGCACAGGGCAGCTCAACAGTCCCTACACCATCCCTACTTCCAGCACCTGGGAAATAACCATGGAGGGgcaaaagggagaaagaaatctggAGGCTGGAGGATGCATGGACAGAGGGTGGCACTGAGTGCAGCAGGGTGCAGAGCTGGACATTACACCTCCCAGCCCTGGGTCCCTGCAGCATGGGAGTGGGGCAGCCCCAGGTTGGTTCCTAGTGAAGCAGCAGGGTCCCCCTCAGCCTTGTTTACTCTGTATTTTTGAGTCTGCTGCATTACAGAGCATCCTGGCAAGATATCCAGACACCAGGATAATTACTCAGCAGCAGGTGGCCTCACACCACAGTTTATAAGGGGTGACAAGGGGATATGAAGCTGCAGGACACCCCATGCCTGTTTAGCATTGCCTCACCAGCAAGGCACCAGGCACTTGCCCCATGCAGGAACAAGTGGGCACTGATGCTGACAGTGGGATGtgatcctgccccatagccagcACAGGACGGGGGCAGCAAGCTCCTGTGACAGCCCGGGGCAGGTGGTTCCTGTCCCCTCCCTTCTCCACAGCcagcatggaaaaaaactgGTGGAGAAAAATTCAAATACTGGTGGAAGGCATTTTCCAAGGAGGCTGCTAAGCAGACTGCCATTGGAATAAACACCATCAATTACACCACTTAGTACACAACTCGAAGTACACAAATAAAACCCCATCTCCCACAGCCCGTGTTTATCTGTAGCCCTCTGTATTCTGCGTCATTAGCATCTTTCTGAGGAGCACTTAGTCGTACATGGACATCACATCCATCTCACCAAGTGTTTTCTCAAGAAAGACAAGTAACTTCTCCTCATCCCCCACCACGAGCTGAAATAACCTCCTGCCCCTCCGCACACTGCCTTCCCCACTGCATTGTCTTTGGAGCACACCCAGCACAACGTGGGCATCTCGTCACTGAAGAGTTCAGCTTTCCCCAAAGCTTCCCAAGGGCAGAACTCACTCAAGAGGTGGCTCCAGGGCCCCACAGCCAAGAGGTGGTCTCAGGCTTGTGGGGAGCACTGAGACCTGTGCCCCCATCCAGATCATGCCTAGAGCAGTGGGTGTCCCAGCCCGAGGGCTCCAGCACCCTCCTCACCCCCCCACAGGACTCTGCAGCTGGCTGGCAGGGGGCCCGGCCACAGGCACTCCCAGCTGCATGGCAGCCAGGGTCGCATTCCTGGGATAGCTGGGAGCTTTGCTGTTCAGCAGGGAAAGGTCACCCTTGTGTGCGTGGGCAGCTGCCAGGACCACCACCTCGGCAGGGCAGGGAGTGAGCCCAGCTGAACATCACCCCAGGCCCAGCAGGATCAAGGCTGTGGCCCAGTGCAGCTCCGCACAACCCTGGGTACAAGGCAAACAAGACCACTGCATGTCACAACAATGAAAACCACAGTAGGAGAGGGAACCAGGTGGCAGACATGGCCAAATATGAGACAGAACCAAGGCCACAGAGGTATCAGGTGATGGAACAGCATTTGCTAAAGATGAGAGCCAGTTGTGGGCAGGAGGTTTATTCGCCTTTCTCTATATATTAATCTGTAGTAGAAAGCAGCAGTCACTATattcacagagcagcaccaacTCATGCCTCTTctcttgctgcagctgcagaccAATCACACAGCCCGGCCCAAATGTACACTTTTGCCTCCTCTGCTACAGCTGAACACGAATATGGGATGGGGAGAACTAAACACGAACACACTGGGACCACGGAGCGATGAGCAGGGTTTCAGCTGAGCCAAGACCATGGGCTACATCTCCTGGGAACGCAGGCAGAGCTCTGACTTGATCCCAAAAACAGTCACCCCACACAGTGCTCGTCAGGGAGGTTGGGACAGAGCCCTGAGGTTGCTCTGCCTCTCCCAGGAGGTGGAGGTAGGAGCAGGAATAGGAAGGATGGCTCCTCCATCACAGAGCCAG encodes the following:
- the SFRP5 gene encoding secreted frizzled-related protein 5, whose amino-acid sequence is MLRASSPAGTVTLALLALALAPGEGQHYDYYGWQPDSVPRGRFYGREPQCVDIPADMQLCHDVGYKRMRLPNLLEHETMAEVKHQASSWVPLLNKNCHADTQVFLCSLFAPVCLDRPIYPCRSLCEVVRDACAPVMESYGFPWPEMLHCGKFPSDHDLCIAVQFGNNQATPPPVPKICTQCEMEHKADGMMQQMCSSDFVVKMRIKEVIEENGERRLVAAQKKKVLKLGPLKRKDTKKMVLHMRNTGSCPCPQLDNLSGSFLVLGRKVGGRLLLLAIYPWQKHNKEMKFAVKFMFSYPCPLYHPLLYGAGQH